Proteins from a genomic interval of Plasmodium reichenowi strain SY57 chromosome 13, whole genome shotgun sequence:
- a CDS encoding ER lumen protein retaining receptor 1, putative (transcript variant 1; alternatively spliced) has protein sequence MKGVNDFFRKVNDAEKMKRYLSDHSSSIKIYCFFLLLVFIFYHLFSDGDFSFLLTLSSVISMFSFLMVFLKIEMNKSCAGVSLKMMECYVVLNTSRLISIVPFEGYLPYDKSGDWLYQLVEAVSLFINCCIVYLCRYKYKNTYDSNNDIFNNLFLIIPAFVIAIFVHPSLNSFLPADVAWSFALYLESVCVLPQLSMFQKEGKVAAFTTHFLASQAFSKVLSFLFWIVSHKELNSSDNIIKSYVGFWVVIMQIVQLVLMGDFIYHYIRCLSKGVSFDNLLNENV, from the exons atgaagGGGGTTAATGATTTTTTTAGAAAAGTGAACGATGcagaaaaaatgaagagaTACCTGTCAGACCATAGCTCATcgataaaaatatattgtttctttttattattagtttttatattttatcatttattttcaGATGGAGATTTTTCGTTTTTATTAACTCTATCATCAGTAATTAGTatgttttcttttcttatggtctttttaaaaatagaaatgAACAAGTCATGTGCAGGTGTTtcattaaaaatgatgGAGTGTTATGTAGTTTTAAATACATCAAGATTAATATCCATCGTACCATTTGAAGGATATTTACCATACGATAAAAGTGGAGATTGGCTATATCAATTAGTTGAAGCAGTTTCCCTATTTATTAATTGTTGTATTGTATACTTGTGtagatataaatacaaaaatacCTATGATAGTAACAATGATATTTTCAACAACctatttttaattatacCAGCTTTTGTTATTGCAATTTTTGTACATCCATCATTGAATTCATTCCTTCCAGCtgat gTTGCTTGGTCATTTGCATTATATTTGGAGTCAGTTTGCGTATTACCACAATTATCCATGTTTCAAAAAgaa gGAAAAGTTGCTGCATTTACTACTCACTTTTTGGCATCTCAGGCATTTTCAAAA GTTTTATCTTTCTTATTTTGGATAGTGTCACACAAAGAATTGAACTCCTCAGATAACAtt aTTAAATCGTATGTTGGTTTTTGGGTTGTCATTATGCAAATCGTTCAACTTGTTTTAATGGGAGattttatttatcattatataagaTGTTTAAGTAAGGGTGTGTCTTTTGacaatttattaaatgaaaatgtaTGA
- a CDS encoding ER lumen protein retaining receptor 1, putative (transcript variant 2; alternatively spliced) has protein sequence MKGVNDFFRKVNDAEKMKRYLSDHSSSIKIYCFFLLLVFIFYHLFSDGDFSFLLTLSSVISMFSFLMVFLKIEMNKSCAGVSLKMMECYVVLNTSRLISIVPFEGYLPYDKSGDWLYQLVEAVSLFINCCIVYLCRYKYKNTYDSNNDIFNNLFLIIPAFVIAIFVHPSLNSFLPADVAWSFALYLESVCVLPQLSMFQKEGKVAAFTTHFLASQAFSKCHTKN, from the exons atgaagGGGGTTAATGATTTTTTTAGAAAAGTGAACGATGcagaaaaaatgaagagaTACCTGTCAGACCATAGCTCATcgataaaaatatattgtttctttttattattagtttttatattttatcatttattttcaGATGGAGATTTTTCGTTTTTATTAACTCTATCATCAGTAATTAGTatgttttcttttcttatggtctttttaaaaatagaaatgAACAAGTCATGTGCAGGTGTTtcattaaaaatgatgGAGTGTTATGTAGTTTTAAATACATCAAGATTAATATCCATCGTACCATTTGAAGGATATTTACCATACGATAAAAGTGGAGATTGGCTATATCAATTAGTTGAAGCAGTTTCCCTATTTATTAATTGTTGTATTGTATACTTGTGtagatataaatacaaaaatacCTATGATAGTAACAATGATATTTTCAACAACctatttttaattatacCAGCTTTTGTTATTGCAATTTTTGTACATCCATCATTGAATTCATTCCTTCCAGCtgat gTTGCTTGGTCATTTGCATTATATTTGGAGTCAGTTTGCGTATTACCACAATTATCCATGTTTCAAAAAgaa gGAAAAGTTGCTGCATTTACTACTCACTTTTTGGCATCTCAGGCATTTTCAAAA TGTCACACAAAGAATTGA
- a CDS encoding hypothetical protein (conserved Plasmodium protein, unknown function), giving the protein MEEDKLTHKENRKDMEEYTNEGNGNMNSISSNIKEEEKATLKDDIIKFCEDNLNNEKENNINKNMEEYVEKDCCHINNRQYNNIENNQCCEEKDLNKSEEKNEIQENCYNNNNNNNNNEYEEFIDMWINLSYTSVDNINICEKVDDLNINQKEKEKDKSKIEKFRRRQLINEDPKEENDDMGTSEEVDIKEDDSNSSSMEDVIISNEGEATIEREGQRNISSDCSTQQCLDIYMRDDPKLCQVKEVNKDDKESIKKKKNNKNKDKNDDKNDNKKYKQNKQNKQNKQKREQNMKALLYLNSLDKSFIQVPLNCILNTFRNIQKEIEKNFMIITLFIEKKLKDLRHDVSIEKLNTMLEKLQALKNKVNESNFLLNKYIRRLVSRLKYIYFEGDIQVQNLKYDFRFQNYEKRINWLINEYLCRYGYFDTVSIFCKRYNLEDYSDKDVYKEYIYIINELMKYNTQPALDYCQKYKSQLKKIDSNIESELHLQYVIHLIFDNKYLEAIEYIQKTISQPHGCLASDLKFLITHIALHNKNKKKLKKFNDNRWKRVINLFKKVYSDISGLTTNPLLELLIKAGISVIKTDHCGTKTSTKCPTCIKELKNIINKLPNIQKTKSFLVCPYTNEVMDEHNPPFTTPTGYVFSEKAISLFLKSEETFECPITNEKYRMDEFSRLFI; this is encoded by the coding sequence atggAAGAGGATAAGTTAACTCATAAAGAAAACAGGAAGGATATGGAAGAATATACAAATGAAGGAAATGGGAATATGAACAGCATTTCTTCAAATATAAAGGAGGAAGAGAAAGCTACGTTGAAGgatgatattataaaattttgtgaggataatttaaataatgaaaaagaaaacaatataaataaaaatatggaaGAATATGTAGAAAAAGATTGTTgtcatataaataacagacaatataataatatagaaaataatcAATGTTGTGAAGAAAAAGACCTGAACAAGTCAGAAGAAAAAAACGAGATACAGGAAaattgttataataataataataataataataataatgaatatgaGGAATTTATAGATATGTGGATAAACTTAAGTTATACATCAgtagataatataaatatatgtgaaaAGGTAGATGacttaaatataaatcaaaaggagaaagaaaaggataaatcaaaaatagaaaaatttCGAAGGAGGCAATTAATTAATGAGGATCCgaaagaagaaaatgatgatatgGGGACAAGTGAAGAGGTGgatataaaagaagatGATAGCAATAGTTCAAGTATGGAAGATGTTATAATAAGTAATGAAGGTGAAGCAACTATTGAAAGAGAAGGACAAAGAAACATTTCAAGTGATTGTAGTACACAACAATGtttggatatatatatgaggGATGATCCAAAGTTATGTCAGGTTAAAGAAGTGAATAAAGATGATAAAGAAAgtataaagaaaaaaaaaaataataaaaataaagataaaaatgatgataaaaatgataataaaaaatataaacaaaataaacaaaataaacaaaataaacaGAAAAGAGAACAAAATATGAAAGCCTTATTATACTTAAATTCTTTAGATAAATCATTTATCCAGGTTCCCCTTAATTGTATATTAAACACCTTTCGAAATATTCAAAAAGAGATTGAAAAGAATTTTATGATTATCacattatttatagaaaagaaattaaaagatTTAAGGCATGATGTAAGtatagaaaaattaaatacCATGTTAGAAAAATTACAAGCCTTAAAAAACAAAGTAAATGAatcaaattttttattaaataaatatataagaagATTAGTAAGTCgtttaaaatatatatattttgaagGAGATATACAAGTtcaaaatttaaaatacGATTTTCGCTTTCAGAATTATGAGAAAAGAATTAATTGGTTAATCaatgaatatttatgtaGATATGGTTATTTCGATACAGTGTctatattttgtaaaagATATAATCTAGAAGATTATTCAGATAAAGATgtatataaagaatatatatatataattaatgaattaatgaaatataatacacaACCCGCATTAGATTATTgtcaaaaatataaatcacagctaaaaaaaatagattCAAATATTGAATCTGAATTACATTTACAATATGtaattcatttaatatttgaTAACAAGTATTTAGAAGCTATCgaatatattcaaaaaacTATTTCACAGCCACATGGATGTTTAGCATCAGATTTAAAATTTCTAATTACACATATAGCActtcataataaaaataaaaaaaaattaaaaaaatttaatgaTAATAGATGGAAAAGAGTTATCAACTTATTCAAAAAAGTATATTCGGATATATCTGGACTCACCACAAATCCTTTACTTGAACTTTTAATAAAAGCGGGTATTTCGGTAATAAAAACAGATCATTGTGGAACCAAAACATCTACAAAATGTCCCACATgtataaaagaattaaaaaatataataaacaagttaccaaatatacaaaaaacGAAAAGTTTCTTGGTCTGTCCATATACAAATGAAGTTATGGATGAACATAATCCTCCTTTCACCACACCAACAGGATATGTTTTTTCTGAAAAAGCTATTTCTTTGTTCTTGAAATCTGAAGAAACATTCGAGTGTCCCATAACTAATGAGAAGTATCGTATGGATGAATTTTCTCGTCTCTTCATATGA
- a CDS encoding elongation factor Tu, putative, which produces MLKSKCIFLNSFKKSDKLKHTFERLTPMMEKRNMNNLLYNKPVECQINIRIDRDTNPPNKKINNMYNKYSCKCNIPNKCINKNKVYNIYKRENNLVNNKDKLFCIFRQNFAIGIFERKKPHMNIGTIGHVDHGKTTLTAAITKVCSDLNRGVFKSYEEIDKTPEEQKRGITINATHVEYETEKRHYSHIDCPGHLDYIKNMITGTSQMDGSILVVSAYDGLMPQTKEHVLLSRQIGIEKMIVYLNKIDMCEDQELVDLVELEIRELLSFHKYDGDHIPFIKGSALKALNGDQSEYGVPSILKLLDACDNYIDEPKRKIDLPFLMSIDDVLQISGKGTVATGKVEQGSLKLNDQVEILGIKEKSIKTVITGIEMFRKILDTAQAGDQIGIMLKNVKRNDITRGMVVTKATNIKTFKKFESDIYVLKNEEGGRKNPFSSYYRPQAYIRTADVNCAVILNEDTQVANPGDSVKCVIELMYPLALTDGLRFSLREGGKTVASGVITKLL; this is translated from the coding sequence atGCTTAAAAGTAAATGTATCTTTTTGAACTCTTTTAAGAAGAGTGATAAATTGAAGCACACATTTGAACGGTTAACCCCCATGAtggaaaaaagaaatatgaataatttgttatataataaaccAGTTGAATGTcagataaatataagaatagATAGAGATACGAATCCACcaaataaaaagataaacaatatgtataataaatattcatgtaaatgtaatataccaaataaatgtattaataagaataaagtgtataatatatataaaagagaaaataatttagttaataataaagataagttattttgtatatttcGTCAGAATTTTGCCATTGGAATATTTGAGAGAAAAAAGCCTCATATGAATATAGGTACTATAGGTCATGTGGACCATGGGAAAACTACGTTAACAGCTGCTATAACAAAAGTATGTTCAGATTTAAATAGAGGTGTTTTTAAATCTTATGAAGAAATAGATAAAACTCCTGAAGAACAAAAAAGAGGAATTACAATTAATGCTACGCATGTAGAATATGAAACAGAAAAACGACATTATAGTCATATCGATTGTCCTGGACATTTAGATTACATAAAGAATATGATAACAGGAACTTCTCAAATGGATGGATCTATTCTTGTGGTGTCAGCATATGATGGTTTAATGCCACAGACAAAGGAGCatgttttattatctaGACAAATAGGTATTGAAAAAATGATCgtttatttaaataaaatagataTGTGTGAAGATCAAGAATTAGTAGATTTAGTTGAATTAGAAATTAGagaattattatcttttcATAAATATGATGGTGATCATATTCCATTTATAAAAGGATCTGCTTTAAAAGCATTAAATGGAGATCAATCTGAATATGGTGTTCCTTCTATTCTTAAATTATTAGATGCATGtgataattatattgatgaaccaaaaagaaaaattgATCTACCTTTTCTAATGAGTATAGACGATGTATTACAAATATCAGGAAAAGGAACCGTTGCAACAGGTAAGGTGGAACAAGGCTCACTTAAATTAAACGATCAAGTAGAAATATTAGGTATCAAGGAAAAATCTATAAAAACAGTTATTACAGGTATAGAAATGTTCagaaaaatattagatACAGCTCAAGCTGGAGATCAAATTGGTATCatgttaaaaaatgtaaaaagaaatgataTTACTAGAGGTATGGTAGTTACAAAAGCAAccaatataaaaacattcaaaaaatttgaaagtgatatatatgtattaaaaaacGAAGAAGGAGGAAGAAAAAATCCTTTCTCTTCATATTATAGACCACAAGCATATATAAGAACAGCTGATGTTAATTGTGCTGTTATTCTTAATGAAGATACACAAGTTGCCAACCCTGGAGATAGTGTTAAGTGTGTTATTGAATTAATGTATCCATTAGCATTAACAGATGGATTGAGGTTTTCTTTACGAGAAGGCGGCAAAACAGTAGCATCAGGTGTTATCACAAAGTTGTTATGA
- a CDS encoding GPI transamidase subunit PIG-U, putative, giving the protein MNECNTKKIQNGDKTKRKKYTYLFVSILICFIIRIFIFFVLNILEGSTYEYINKLINVDMNIQHIKYDESREFKENININNINKKGKDMEKIYDDERNNINNNYNINNNYYNKIDIKIIKTNKYIKELELYFQKNKRYNNLRSLLLKNDYMHYLFNTDIYNLKYLYDSYILRILKKDIYSSLIIRINPIFLQILHFLLFKPIKTNIDVFIKVCNNYEFRFFLFISLIDILIAIFLFLIIEKLNNWNTYFLYISSNNYTTPHFNIINPLLLINIYLNNPINILSNSFLSLDNFKLLIITANFYLTLSRIQNVSNQQKHNVYKNKYKRICSLFNLILILFHNAILLYITSFHFILVVIGINNFIIYIEEDFLKRYHIKQNVQFYKLAHMLFKNMFLLLITLIIYALFIVISYFQNSYSLSFLNNTVINEYKILLLLPNLGNFWYIFSTMFRDYYYSFLFLFHFHIFLYPVPLFFRLVKTPLIYLKVLIAIALVFQPNITINDIVYSLLLLVIDYERTIYAIPFIKLLLILLSNLCLCFVTLNLWLRKNTGNANYVFFNQLVVFNITTFFIINSMKFYIRVQTPKSQLNEGKCISILNKKKSRFHFLQLFKKKLA; this is encoded by the exons ATGAACGAGTGTAACACAAAGAAAATACAGAATGGAGATAAGACGAAGAGAAAGAAGTACACGTATTTATTTGTTAGTATCCTTATTTGTTTCATAATTAggatttttattttttttgttttgaACATATTAGAAGGAAGTACTTATGAATACATAAATAAGTTGATCAATGTGGATATGAACATacaacatataaaatatgatgaGAGTAGAGAATTcaaagaaaatataaatataaataatataaataaaaaaggaaaagatatggaaaagatatatgatgatgaaagaaataatataaataataattataatataaataataattattataataagatagatattaaaattattaaaacaaataagtatataaaagaactcgaattatattttcaaaaaaataaacgatataataatttaagaagtttgttattaaaaaatgattatatgcattatttatttaatacagatatatataatttaaaatatttatatgatagttatatattaagaatattaaaaaaagatatatattcttctttGATTATACGAATTAATccaatatttttacaaatttTACATTTCCTTCTCTTCAAACCAATAAAGACAAATATAGATGTATTCATAAAAGtatgtaataattatgaatttcgtttctttttatttatatccCTAATAGATATACTCATAGCCATCTTCttatttcttataatagaaaaattaaataattggaatacatattttctttatattagtagtaataattatacaacacctcattttaatataattaatcctttattattaataaatatatatttaaataatccCATTAACATCTTATCAAATAGTTTCTTATCTCTAGATAATTTTAAACTCTTAATTATTACAGCAAACTTCTATTTAACGCTATCAAGAATACAAAATGTATCAAATCAACAAAAACAcaatgtatataaaaataaatataaaagaatatgtTCCCTTTTCAATCTAATTCTTATCCTTTTCCATAATgctatattattatatatcacatcatttcattttatacTGGTTGTTATAGGAATAaacaattttattatatacatagAAGAAGATTTTCTAAAACGTTATCATATAAAGCAAAATGTACAATTTTACAAACTTGCTCATATGCTATTCAAAAATATGTTCTTGTTACTTATCACcttaattatatatgctctatttatagtaatatcatattttcAAAACTCCTATTCGcta tcctttttaaataataccgtgattaatgaatataaaatattattactcTTACCAAACTTGGGAAATTTCTGGTATATCTTCTCAACG aTGTTCAGAGATTATTACTATTCCTTTTTGTTCTTATTCCAC TTTCATATTTTCCTTTATCCTGTGCCTCTTTTCTTTCGCTTGGTTAAGACACCActcatatatttaaaagttCTCATCGCA attGCTTTAGTATTTCAACCAAATATAACAATTAACGACATTGTGTATTCTTTg tTGTTGTTGGTTATAGATTACGAACGGACCATATATGCTATCCCCTTCATCAAActg CTATTAATATTACTATCCAACTTGTGTTTATGTTTTGTGACTTTAAATTTATGGTTGAGGAAAAATACGGGAAATGCCAACTACGTGTTTTTTAACCAGTTGGttgtttttaatataacaa ccttttttataataaacaGTATGAAGTTCTACATACGAGTTCAAACACCCAAGAGTCAGTTAAATGAAGGAAAGTGTATTTCgatattaaataaaaagaaaagcAGGTTTCACTTTTTACAATTATTCAAGAAAAAATTAGCATAA
- a CDS encoding hypothetical protein (conserved Plasmodium protein, unknown function~part of same gene as PRSY57_1329800A~gap found within coding sequence): DSNVDNKATESTAVDSEAKMEISSKVSEKKKTKKNEDKKKKKKKDDTSESSDSSSDSDDDSEEDNKNEIKNENKKENKKENKNEIKNENKSEIKSENKNENKSENKNENKSENKNENKKENKKEVKKDDSSSDSDSSSDSDDSDDSDSDEVEEKKVKESDKVVKPSNNTHKVVEKKKAETKSDSDSDSDSDSDSDSDSDSDDDDDEEKDEKKETGKNKEEVTKKKEGAKANSDSDSDSDSDSDTDSDSDSDSDSDESKEQKDDDKLKTNKGKSTHNLKVTEEKNDLNGVEGKNKRKNINVEENKKGKNKKQKLSNNVETDNMNENNMNFQDDGNFGNEKGEYILTMLNISRETTDEDIRSLLKDHLDTDYSEDTIYIHINMYNNSAYIYCCEEKVKNKLLSMNNQKFNGVPVNFLDNPHIDKKIILHHTSKDTSQQDIRNMFEQYGYVVEVFFPKTYPKVFVRFDNLQSCIKALEQDGCLLKDKFIQVTLALNNSMQDNNKRNSMHNNNGMNKNRGGGNKGFFGKKFSSNSNNYNNNNNNGNNYNNNNNNNNNNGNNNFNKNNKKKFSKPFNNFKNKKSFN; encoded by the coding sequence ATGATAGCAATGTTGATAACAAAGCCACCGAATCTACTGCTGTAGATTCCGAAGCCAAAATGGAGATCTCTAGTAAGGTGTctgaaaaaaagaaaaccAAGAAAAACGAagataaaaagaaaaagaaaaaaaaggatgACACGTCAGAATCGTCCGACTCCTCAAGTGATAGTGATGATGATTCCGAAGAAGATAATAAGAATGAAAtcaaaaatgaaaataaaaaggaaaataaaaaggaaaataaaaatgagaTCAAAAATGAGAACAAAAGTGAGATCAAAAGTGAGAACAAAAATGAGAACAAAAGTGAGAACAAAAATGAGAACAAAAGTGAGAACAAAAATGAGAacaaaaaggaaaataaaaaagaagtaAAAAAAGATGATTCATCTTCAGATTCTGATTCAAGCTCAGATTCGGATGATTCAGATGACTCCGATTCAGATGAAgtagaagaaaaaaaagtgaAAGAAAGTGATAAGGTAGTTAAACCAAGTAATAATACTCATAAGGTTGTAGAAAAGAAGAAGGCTGAAACCAAATCCGATTCGGACTCAGATTCAGACTCAGATTCTGATTCGGATTCAGACTCTGATTcagatgatgatgatgatgaagaaaaagacgagaaaaaagaaactggaaaaaataaagaagaagtaacaaagaaaaaagaaggaGCAAAAGCAAATTCCGATTCAGATTCAGATTCTGATTCTGATTCTGACACGGACTCAGATTCAGACTCAGACTCAGATTCTGATGAATCTAAAGAACAAaaagatgatgataaaCTAAAGACAAATAAAGGAAAGAGTACACACAATTTAAAAGTGACAGAAGAGAAAAACGATTTGAATGGTGTTGAAGGAAAAAACAAAAGgaagaatataaatgtagaagaaaacaaaaaggGTAAAAATAAGAAGCAAAAATTAAGTAATAATGTAGAGACtgataatatgaatgagaataatatgaatttCCAAGATGATGGAAATTTTGGAAATGAAAAAGgagaatatatattgacTATGTTAAATATTAGTCGAGAAACTACAGATGAAGATATTCGTAGCTTATTAAAAGACCATTTAGATACAGATTATAGTGAGGAcactatatatatacatataaatatgtataataatagtgcatatatatattgttgtgaagaaaaagtaaaaaataaacttTTATCAATGAATAATCAAAAATTTAATGGGGTACCTGTGAATTTTCTAGATAATCCACATATAgataaaaagataatattaCATCATACTAGTAAAGATACATCACAACAGGatataagaaatatgtTTGAACAATATGGATATGTTGTTGAAGTGTTCTTTCCTAAGACATATCCAAAGGTATTTGTACGTTTTGATAATTTACAGAGTTGTATTAAAGCATTAGAACAAGATGGTTGTcttttaaaagataaatttATACAAGTAACTTTAGCTTTAAATAATTCTATGCAGGATAATAACAAAAGAAACTCCAtgcataataataatggaatgaataaaaatagagGAGGAGGAAATAAAGGATTCTTCGGAAAAAAATTTAGTAGCAACtcaaataattataataacaacaataacaatggaaataattataataataacaataataacaataataataacggcaataataatttcaataaaaataacaagaaaaaattcTCCAAACCAttcaataattttaaaaacaaaaaaagttttaattaa
- a CDS encoding protein kinase, putative: MSKWNMLRSRIVWPEEFVFVIENEGYDNKFGYSYVIKYNGNIVHNNCKKHLNKVDKLLNVTHRMCENLEDENMGYNSDTFNDENNDEEINKANQILLRLNDKKKYIKEKLSNIKTIDEKFDIIIKNEPCYIFRIDMPNLNVEPDYLLEYLKREYYNENHKDNNEKKVGHHRRLSKYDRANNKINSNNNINSNNNINSNNNINSNNNNNNYYYRANEGEPYKTYLYNIKLMECEDTIIDNREFFFSEAKQSGLNINILINEGKYIKNKLYEYKEYCVNNYTENEENVEKNKENNGNNGNAYGHMKNQQSKQLIDKKNIRTQNKSIIERDNKKEINYEEISVLPYSDIIILKNKNVHTESNIAGFLTPFLLNGNIKKHISKNVQPYIKYHFNNQLIYKNLCNIIKLMCYLQDCNICHGNIKPSNLFISNDGLHILLGNFIPRLKLQNFYFFVIHKKKNIPKYISPEIFFYLNKKMSIVDTKGKKKKPKHIEKYFYKNDIFCLGLCFYYIIMMNEDILYYINHQYIFQSKVEMMQEYITKPELFSLLRSMLIYDYKQRPDWSALAEIIQTERR, from the coding sequence ATGAGTAAATGGAATATGTTAAGAAGTCGAATAGTGTGGCCAGAGGAGTTTGTATTTGTTATTGAGAATGAAGgttatgataataaatttgGATATAGTtatgttataaaatataatggTAACATAGttcataataattgtaagaagcatttaaataaagtggataaattattaaatgttACACATAGGATGTGTGAAAATTTAGAAGATGAAAATATGGGGTATAATTCAGATACATttaatgatgaaaataatgatgaggaaataaataaagctaatcaaatattattaagattaaatgataaaaaaaaatatattaaagaGAAACTTtctaatataaaaacaattgatgaaaaatttgacattataataaaaaatgaaccttgttatatatttcgtATAGATATGCCTAATTTGAATGTGGAACCAGATTATTTACTTGAATATTTAAAGAGggaatattataatgaaaacCATAAAGACAacaatgaaaaaaaagtgGGACATCATAGAAGGCTTTCAAAATATGATAGAgcaaataataaaataaatagtaataataatataaatagtaataataatataaatagtaataataatataaatagtaataataataataataattattattatagaGCAAATGAAGGGGAGCcatataaaacatatttatataatataaagttAATGGAATGTGAAGACACTATTATAGATAATCGAgaattctttttttccGAAGCTAAACAGTCTGGtcttaatataaatatccTTATAAATGAAgggaaatatattaaaaataagttatatgaatataaagaGTATTGTGTTAATAATTATACTGAGAATGAGGAGAATGTcgaaaaaaataaagaaaacaaTGGTAATAATGGGAATGCTTATGGACACATGAAAAATCAACAATCAAAACAACTCATTGATAAAAAGAACATCAGAACACAAAATAAATCTATTATAGAAAGAgataacaaaaaagaaataaattatgaaGAAATTAGTGTCTTACCTTATAgtgatataataattttaaaaaataaaaatgtgcACACAGAATCGAACATAGCAGGTTTCTTAACACCTTTCCTCCTAAatggaaatataaaaaaacatatttcaaaaaatgTCCAAccttatataaaatatcattttaataatcaattgatatataaaaacttatgtaatattattaaactTATGTGCTATTTACAAGATTGTAATATTTGTCATGGGAATATTAAACCATCcaatttatttattagtAATGATGGTTTGCATATTTTACTTGGAAATTTTATACCAAGATTaaaattacaaaatttctatttttttgttatacataaaaagaaaaatattcctaaatatatatcacctgaaatatttttttatttaaacaaaaaaatgtCCATTGTAGACACcaaaggaaaaaaaaaaaaacccaaacatatagaaaaatatttttataaaaatgatatcTTCTGTTTAGGCTTATGTttctattatattataatgatgaatGAGGATAtcttatattatattaatcaCCAATACATTTTCCAAAGTAAAGTTGAAATGATGCaagaatatattacaaaacCAGAGTTATTTTCCCTTTTACGAAGCATGTTAATTTATGATTACAAACAAAGGCCTGACTGGTCAGCTCTCGCGGAAATCATACAAACGGAAAGgagataa